In one Nocardia tengchongensis genomic region, the following are encoded:
- a CDS encoding 3-oxo-5-alpha-steroid 4-dehydrogenase: protein MNWYTGNTVYDTVLTIAFGFAAFVLIGGLFQQSPYGRFATAKLGLNLNPKLGWWLMEIPATVVFAVAYLSGPHRFEPTSLVLAAIWILHYANRGWFFPLSIRQVPGKTSSFNISVLGMGMFVTAMHGYLNGALFSHDYFGQYGTEWLTDPRFIIGLVIYLTGFALLTSSEWIVRNLRDKNNPGATEYKIPFGLGFRFVTSPTYLGELVAWAGFAILTWALPGVVIFLITFGNLVPRAFATHTWYREKFSDYPSDRKALVPFVI from the coding sequence ATGAACTGGTACACCGGCAACACCGTCTACGACACCGTCCTGACGATCGCCTTCGGTTTCGCTGCCTTCGTGCTGATCGGGGGCCTGTTCCAGCAGAGCCCGTACGGCCGATTCGCCACCGCCAAGCTCGGACTGAACCTGAACCCGAAACTGGGCTGGTGGTTGATGGAAATTCCGGCCACCGTGGTCTTCGCGGTCGCGTACCTGAGCGGGCCGCACCGCTTCGAGCCGACTTCCCTGGTGCTGGCGGCAATCTGGATCCTGCACTACGCCAACCGCGGCTGGTTCTTCCCCCTCTCGATTCGCCAAGTGCCCGGCAAGACCAGCAGTTTCAACATTTCGGTGCTCGGCATGGGCATGTTCGTCACGGCCATGCACGGGTACCTCAATGGTGCTCTCTTCAGTCATGACTATTTCGGGCAATACGGAACAGAGTGGCTGACCGACCCGCGGTTCATCATCGGATTGGTCATCTATCTCACCGGTTTCGCGCTGTTGACGAGTTCCGAGTGGATCGTTCGCAATCTTCGCGATAAGAACAACCCGGGCGCAACGGAATACAAGATTCCGTTCGGTTTGGGCTTCCGATTCGTCACCAGCCCCACGTATCTCGGCGAACTCGTGGCGTGGGCCGGATTCGCCATCCTCACCTGGGCGCTGCCCGGCGTGGTCATCTTCCTGATCACCTTCGGCAACCTGGTGCCCCGCGCCTTCGCCACCCACACCTGGTACCGCGAGAAGTTCTCCGACTATCCGTCGGACCGAAAGGCCCTGGTGCCGTTCGTGATCTAG
- a CDS encoding sensor domain-containing diguanylate cyclase: MGAHELAVRWAEALEGAVAPTLTRTQVERLLDGFGDRLIAAVQGTEDMAVAREAARALVAANYRDPLAVHRSVLVLCKDLVTDACPDPACADYWPVRDRAIELAAEFAAEFTAGLRNAALAEQETTLTAAMTAAQEADARRQLSEARFQAIFEGASVGIGTVDITTGQVVDVNNAMAETLGVPAAQMPGRPVADILGPSNIGEAFGLFQRLLSGEIDRFRFETQHTKPDGSHTIIDLSMTVVRDSEGEPRFLVGVTVDVTDRKELADRLWYDAHHDSLTGLPNRLLFFDRLAATTGQVGVCYLDLDGFKEVNDRRGHTAGDQVLCEVAQRLRRALPPHGVAARLGGDEFIVLVESCSGREELDTVSDGLLAALRDPFDVAGLSVRVGASIGTALVDTDSTAVDELMHAVDTAMYRDKALRQGR, encoded by the coding sequence GTGGGAGCACACGAGCTGGCGGTCCGATGGGCCGAGGCGCTCGAGGGCGCGGTGGCGCCGACGCTCACCCGGACACAGGTCGAGCGGCTGCTCGACGGGTTCGGCGATCGGCTGATCGCGGCCGTGCAGGGCACCGAGGACATGGCGGTGGCCCGCGAGGCCGCCCGCGCACTGGTAGCGGCCAACTATCGGGATCCACTGGCCGTGCACCGCTCGGTACTGGTGCTGTGCAAGGACTTGGTCACCGACGCCTGTCCCGACCCCGCCTGCGCGGACTACTGGCCGGTACGCGACCGCGCCATCGAACTGGCCGCGGAGTTCGCGGCCGAGTTCACCGCCGGACTGCGCAATGCGGCGCTGGCCGAACAGGAGACGACCCTCACCGCGGCGATGACCGCGGCGCAGGAGGCGGACGCCCGCCGACAGCTGTCGGAGGCCCGCTTCCAGGCCATCTTCGAGGGTGCCTCGGTGGGCATCGGCACCGTCGACATCACTACCGGCCAGGTGGTCGACGTCAACAACGCCATGGCCGAGACCCTCGGCGTCCCGGCCGCGCAGATGCCGGGCCGCCCGGTCGCCGACATCCTCGGCCCGAGCAATATCGGCGAGGCCTTCGGCCTGTTCCAGCGCCTGCTCTCGGGCGAGATCGACCGCTTCCGCTTCGAGACCCAGCACACCAAGCCCGACGGCTCGCACACCATCATCGACCTGTCGATGACCGTGGTCCGCGACAGCGAAGGCGAACCGCGCTTCCTGGTCGGCGTCACCGTCGACGTCACCGACCGCAAGGAACTGGCCGACCGGCTCTGGTACGACGCCCACCACGATTCATTGACCGGTCTGCCCAATCGCCTGCTCTTCTTCGACCGGCTCGCGGCCACCACCGGCCAGGTGGGGGTCTGCTACCTGGATCTGGACGGCTTCAAGGAGGTCAACGACCGCCGCGGCCACACCGCCGGCGATCAGGTGCTGTGCGAGGTGGCGCAGCGGCTGCGCCGGGCGTTGCCGCCGCACGGGGTGGCCGCGCGGCTGGGCGGCGACGAGTTCATCGTCCTGGTCGAAAGCTGCTCGGGCCGCGAGGAGTTGGACACCGTCTCCGATGGCCTGCTGGCCGCGCTGCGCGATCCGTTCGACGTGGCGGGCCTGTCGGTGCGGGTGGGCGCGAGCATCGGCACCGCGCTGGTCGACACCGACTCGACCGCCGTCGACGAACTCATGCACGCCGTGGACACCGCCATGTACCGCGACAAGGCGCTGCGTCAGGGCCGCTAG
- a CDS encoding SAM-dependent methyltransferase — translation MDRPTWAPEGVDMNRPSPARMYDALLGGSHNFEVDRQAAEAGKALVPDLPRLALSNRAFLRRAVRFLVDQGVRQFLDIGSGIPTAGNVHEVAQAIDPECRVLYADIDPVAVAHARAILRGNDQAAAIEADLREPAALLAQARETGIIDFDQPVGILLIAVLHLMGDEYAPAEKVAALHAAAPAGSYVAISHLTSATRPDDAAKLVENSRDVSRIGLRFRTRDEITALFGAWQLIEPGVVELPLWRPESDRDQHETPGRSLGLAGVGRKA, via the coding sequence ATGGACAGACCGACGTGGGCCCCGGAGGGCGTGGACATGAACCGGCCGAGTCCGGCGCGCATGTACGACGCGCTACTGGGTGGGTCGCACAACTTCGAGGTCGATCGGCAGGCCGCGGAAGCGGGCAAGGCGCTGGTCCCGGACCTGCCGCGGCTGGCCCTCAGTAATCGGGCCTTCCTGCGTCGCGCGGTGCGGTTCCTGGTGGATCAGGGGGTGCGGCAGTTCCTCGACATCGGTTCGGGTATTCCGACCGCGGGCAATGTGCACGAGGTGGCGCAGGCGATCGATCCGGAATGCCGGGTGCTCTACGCCGATATCGACCCGGTGGCCGTGGCGCACGCGCGGGCGATCCTGCGCGGCAATGACCAAGCCGCCGCCATCGAGGCGGATCTGCGTGAGCCCGCGGCGCTGCTGGCGCAGGCGCGCGAGACCGGCATCATCGATTTCGATCAACCGGTCGGCATTCTGCTGATCGCGGTCCTGCACCTGATGGGCGACGAGTACGCCCCCGCCGAGAAGGTCGCGGCACTGCACGCCGCCGCGCCCGCCGGCAGCTACGTCGCCATCTCCCACCTCACCTCGGCGACCCGACCCGACGATGCGGCCAAACTGGTGGAGAACTCCCGCGACGTCAGCCGGATCGGGCTGCGATTCCGGACACGCGACGAGATCACCGCACTGTTCGGGGCGTGGCAGTTGATCGAGCCCGGTGTGGTGGAATTGCCGTTGTGGCGGCCCGAATCCGACCGTGACCAGCATGAAACACCGGGCCGTTCGCTCGGTTTGGCGGGTGTGGGCCGCAAGGCCTGA
- the tnpB gene encoding IS607 family element RNA-guided endonuclease TnpB → MSEFGTVALPPDPSTEMKVQAYRFALDPTPDQQESLRSHCGAARFAYNWGRQRVFANWNQRIAEASYDIPNDDLTPWIDVSSSGLRKAWNAEKGNVAPWWAENSKEAYSSGLTRLADAFANYGASKRGLRAGARMGVPRRRKKYSHQSFTVTTGSYGLGAGSRRLKIPRIGVIRTAESTRKLARRLRNGTAKLGAMTLSYRTGRWFASFTVRVRRDDPTPARPKAVVGVDVGVKSLAVLSTGEVLRNPKHYQKVQQKRRRLARARSRRNGPDRKRGIEPSKRWMKANAAANHLEYRVTAMSRDSVHKLTTRLATKYGTVVVEHLNVAGMLRNRSLSKAIWSTRLAELRRQLEYKACWYSTVLVKADRYFPSSKTCSACKAVKAKLSLNERVFRCDHCGLVLDRDVNAARNLAALASSASCVGTVKKPAGNRVGPGSPGSGIATGRPETTVTGQPCLSNLAGHGTRRGPL, encoded by the coding sequence GTGAGCGAATTCGGGACCGTAGCGCTGCCTCCTGACCCGTCAACGGAGATGAAGGTCCAGGCTTACCGGTTCGCGCTGGACCCGACGCCCGACCAGCAAGAGTCCTTGCGGTCGCATTGCGGGGCAGCACGATTCGCCTATAACTGGGGCCGCCAAAGAGTTTTTGCCAATTGGAACCAACGCATCGCCGAGGCCTCCTACGACATCCCCAACGACGACTTGACCCCGTGGATTGACGTGTCTTCCTCTGGTTTACGAAAGGCATGGAACGCCGAAAAAGGCAACGTTGCTCCGTGGTGGGCCGAAAACAGCAAGGAGGCTTACTCCTCGGGCCTCACGCGTCTAGCGGATGCTTTCGCCAACTATGGCGCATCAAAGCGGGGCCTCCGAGCCGGCGCGCGGATGGGCGTGCCACGCCGGAGGAAGAAGTACTCCCATCAATCGTTCACGGTCACAACCGGCTCCTATGGGCTCGGTGCGGGTTCTCGACGGTTGAAGATCCCCCGAATCGGGGTCATCAGGACTGCCGAATCGACGCGGAAGCTCGCGCGGCGCCTGCGCAATGGGACCGCAAAGCTCGGCGCCATGACTCTCTCGTACCGAACTGGTCGCTGGTTTGCGTCGTTCACGGTACGGGTCCGACGTGACGATCCAACACCCGCACGGCCGAAGGCCGTGGTCGGAGTGGATGTCGGTGTGAAATCACTCGCCGTTCTCTCCACCGGCGAAGTCCTCAGGAACCCGAAACACTATCAAAAGGTGCAGCAGAAGCGCCGCCGCCTGGCGCGGGCTCGGTCGCGCCGCAACGGACCCGATCGCAAGCGGGGTATCGAGCCGTCCAAGCGGTGGATGAAGGCCAACGCTGCAGCCAATCACCTTGAATACAGAGTGACCGCAATGAGCCGCGATAGCGTGCACAAACTCACTACCCGACTCGCCACCAAGTACGGGACAGTGGTGGTCGAGCACTTGAATGTGGCCGGGATGCTGCGCAACCGGTCCCTGTCAAAAGCGATCTGGTCTACCAGGCTCGCGGAACTCCGGCGCCAGCTCGAGTACAAGGCGTGCTGGTACAGCACAGTCTTGGTGAAGGCTGACCGCTACTTCCCAAGCTCCAAAACGTGCTCGGCCTGCAAGGCAGTGAAAGCCAAGCTGTCCTTGAACGAGCGCGTGTTCCGTTGTGACCATTGTGGTCTCGTGCTGGATCGTGATGTGAACGCCGCACGCAACTTGGCGGCGTTGGCGTCCTCGGCGAGTTGCGTCGGGACGGTAAAGAAGCCCGCCGGAAACCGTGTAGGACCAGGTTCGCCTGGCAGTGGTATCGCCACGGGAAGACCCGAAACCACGGTTACGGGCCAACCCTGCCTGAGCAATCTGGCAGGTCACGGAACCCGACGAGGACCTCTGTGA
- a CDS encoding M50 family metallopeptidase, producing the protein MDTAEFVQRGSTIVDRLSTTQAAPPWQLVVGTGVVALILVLFRPTWRILRNAVTIAHEGGHAFTALLTGRRLNGIRLHSDTSGLTVSSGKPYGLGMILTMAAGYPAPALLGLGYAALLGAHRITLMLWLTIALLLVLLLKIRNWYGLLSLLVTGGVVFAVSWFGSDTTQAALAYAASWFLLLAAVRPVIELQRNRAHEPNSDADQLAHLTRIPGLLWVLTFAAIALCSLVLGARLLLADVSAPQAIVAAGPLQVVR; encoded by the coding sequence GTGGATACAGCGGAGTTCGTTCAGCGGGGCAGCACGATCGTGGATCGGTTGTCCACGACGCAGGCCGCGCCGCCGTGGCAGCTGGTGGTGGGGACCGGGGTGGTGGCGCTGATCCTGGTGCTGTTCCGGCCGACCTGGCGGATTCTGCGCAACGCGGTGACCATCGCCCACGAGGGCGGGCACGCGTTCACGGCGCTGCTGACCGGGCGGCGGCTCAACGGCATCCGATTGCATTCCGACACTTCGGGTCTCACGGTGTCGAGCGGCAAACCCTATGGGCTCGGCATGATCCTGACCATGGCGGCCGGGTATCCGGCGCCCGCGCTGCTGGGGCTGGGGTACGCCGCGCTGCTGGGCGCGCATCGCATCACCTTGATGCTGTGGCTGACCATCGCGCTGCTGCTGGTGCTGCTACTGAAGATCCGCAACTGGTACGGCCTGCTGTCACTGCTGGTGACCGGCGGCGTGGTGTTCGCGGTGTCCTGGTTCGGCAGTGACACCACACAGGCGGCGCTGGCCTATGCGGCGTCCTGGTTCCTGCTGCTGGCCGCGGTGCGCCCGGTGATCGAGTTGCAGCGCAACCGCGCGCACGAGCCCAACTCCGATGCCGACCAGCTGGCTCACCTGACCAGGATTCCCGGGCTGTTGTGGGTGCTGACTTTCGCCGCGATTGCGCTGTGCTCGCTGGTCCTCGGCGCGCGGTTGCTGCTGGCCGACGTGTCGGCACCTCAGGCCATTGTGGCGGCCGGGCCGCTTCAAGTGGTTCGGTGA
- a CDS encoding SRPBCC family protein codes for MPEKILSNTFIVPAPVEAVYEHLIRPENYIGLSPLVVAVEDVQDGSYVAVERFRALGLKYDNRIRVALLGTPGKAVWGEVDSPGGVRMAYRFDLTATDEGTRVDDELRLRTPFGLMAFASGQARKVQLARAGILADRLR; via the coding sequence ATGCCGGAAAAGATCCTCAGCAACACCTTCATCGTCCCCGCCCCCGTGGAAGCGGTCTACGAACACCTCATCCGGCCCGAGAACTACATCGGCCTCTCGCCGCTCGTCGTGGCGGTCGAGGATGTGCAGGACGGCTCGTACGTCGCCGTCGAACGGTTCCGCGCGCTGGGCCTGAAGTACGACAACCGCATTCGCGTCGCCCTGCTGGGCACGCCCGGCAAGGCCGTCTGGGGTGAGGTCGACAGCCCCGGCGGCGTCCGCATGGCCTACCGTTTCGACCTCACCGCCACCGACGAGGGCACCCGCGTCGACGACGAGCTCCGCCTGCGAACCCCCTTCGGCCTGATGGCCTTCGCCTCCGGCCAGGCCCGCAAGGTCCAGCTCGCCCGCGCGGGCATCCTGGCCGACCGCCTTCGTTAG
- a CDS encoding TetR/AcrR family transcriptional regulator yields the protein MPRPTPPHGRTGRPPVTSRTEILTAARRLIDRDGWERLTIRGLAAEAGIGATTVYRHVQDKEDLLVLLLNHYADQTARPELPDDPRDRIVAAATAMHDLLASWPWAAEVLTVDGFVGLLDESALWTVESILAAAEAHGRTPDQAAYLFRSVWYYTVGEILVRTHSQRRGGPATTGRPAFDDLDPEQVPRLAAIGERWPELAARDTYRQGLRALVDGLLAQTAPSET from the coding sequence ATGCCCCGACCGACCCCGCCGCACGGCCGCACCGGCCGCCCGCCCGTCACCTCCCGCACGGAGATCCTGACCGCGGCCCGGCGCTTGATCGACCGCGACGGCTGGGAGCGCTTGACCATTCGCGGCCTGGCCGCCGAAGCCGGCATCGGAGCGACCACCGTCTACCGCCACGTCCAGGACAAGGAAGACCTGCTGGTCCTGCTGCTCAACCACTACGCCGACCAGACCGCCCGCCCCGAACTACCCGACGACCCGCGCGACCGCATCGTCGCGGCTGCCACCGCGATGCACGACCTGCTGGCCAGCTGGCCCTGGGCCGCCGAGGTCCTCACCGTCGACGGTTTCGTCGGCCTCCTCGACGAATCCGCGCTGTGGACGGTCGAATCCATCCTCGCCGCGGCCGAGGCCCACGGCCGCACCCCAGACCAGGCCGCCTACCTCTTCCGATCCGTCTGGTACTACACGGTCGGCGAGATCCTCGTCCGCACCCACTCGCAACGCCGGGGCGGACCGGCCACCACCGGCAGGCCCGCCTTCGACGACCTCGACCCCGAGCAGGTGCCACGCCTGGCCGCGATCGGCGAACGCTGGCCCGAACTCGCCGCCCGCGACACCTACCGCCAGGGTTTGCGCGCCCTCGTCGACGGCCTCCTGGCCCAGACCGCACCTAGCGAAACCTGA
- a CDS encoding alpha/beta fold hydrolase gives MRYLILAAVAALSSAITTGSAAAQPDTGGDPGAVLSARALGGGELIPGSASGFRISYRTTGQNGEAVVSGGTIYLPGGVAPAGGRPVVSWAHGTSGMTQGCAPALNGGMADTFDETPQLATYLAHGYAVVASDYIGLGGPGVYEYLAGRAAGHAVLDIVRAGHAVDAELSESFALAGHSIGGQSVLAAAGMSADYAPELDLRGTLAYAPTSNVEELIALLSRPGVPVLPGLDGLHARLVMILAGLDHARPDLGLTDYLSAQGREVLAVARSGRDCLSSLESAVAGRSVGELFSAPLPEPVIAALRDYLSVPTTGYRGPVVLLQGGADTIQPVPTTVLLHQQLQAAGTDNRLVLVAPATHFTILRSADAEAQTFLADVLPTGQR, from the coding sequence GTGCGATATCTGATCCTGGCGGCGGTCGCCGCACTGTCATCGGCCATCACGACCGGATCGGCTGCGGCCCAACCGGATACCGGAGGCGACCCGGGCGCGGTGCTGTCCGCGCGGGCGCTCGGTGGCGGCGAGCTGATTCCCGGATCGGCGAGCGGCTTTCGGATCAGCTACCGGACCACCGGTCAGAACGGCGAGGCCGTGGTGAGCGGAGGCACGATCTATCTGCCCGGGGGAGTGGCCCCCGCGGGTGGACGGCCGGTGGTGTCCTGGGCGCACGGGACCAGCGGGATGACGCAGGGGTGCGCACCCGCCCTCAATGGCGGCATGGCGGACACCTTCGACGAAACACCCCAGCTGGCAACGTATCTGGCGCACGGCTACGCGGTGGTTGCCTCGGACTACATCGGGCTGGGCGGGCCCGGGGTGTACGAGTACCTGGCCGGGCGCGCCGCCGGCCACGCGGTCCTCGACATCGTGCGCGCGGGCCACGCCGTCGACGCCGAATTGTCCGAATCATTCGCGCTGGCAGGGCATTCCATCGGCGGGCAATCGGTGCTCGCCGCCGCCGGAATGTCCGCGGACTACGCCCCGGAGCTCGATCTGCGCGGCACCCTCGCCTACGCCCCGACCAGCAATGTCGAGGAGCTGATCGCCCTGCTCAGCCGCCCCGGCGTCCCCGTGCTGCCCGGGCTGGACGGACTGCACGCCCGCCTGGTCATGATCCTCGCGGGTCTCGACCACGCCCGCCCCGACCTCGGCCTCACCGATTACCTGTCGGCGCAGGGCCGCGAGGTCCTCGCCGTCGCCCGGTCCGGGCGTGATTGCCTGAGCTCCTTGGAGAGTGCCGTCGCGGGTCGGTCCGTCGGGGAACTCTTCTCCGCGCCGCTGCCCGAACCGGTGATCGCGGCGCTGCGTGACTACCTGTCGGTGCCGACCACCGGCTACCGCGGCCCTGTCGTCCTGCTCCAAGGCGGGGCCGACACCATTCAGCCCGTCCCCACGACTGTGCTCCTGCACCAACAGCTTCAGGCTGCCGGTACCGACAACCGGCTGGTGCTGGTCGCCCCGGCTACTCATTTCACCATCCTGCGGTCCGCGGATGCCGAGGCTCAGACGTTCCTGGCCGACGTGCTGCCGACCGGCCAACGCTGA
- a CDS encoding MerR family transcriptional regulator, whose product MPISPTAATDEGGYTVRTVAERLGIPTATLRSWNRRYDIGPRQDRPGRHRLYTDGDIDVLGRMLELIRDGATPAAAAATARGPAVALGDIDPLLTAAFALDGPAVYAMLEAHLRTFGVTESWNRLCRPAFAAIVARQLGGEGCVDVEHLLSWCIVAALHRVVSPVLSREPATLVLACTSGETHSLPLEVLRAALAERGVAAHMLGSDVPATALRDTLGRILVPAKVVLWSQQESTALTSAVRTCVEGGARVYVGGPGWDNLILPDDAIRIATLAEAVEQLA is encoded by the coding sequence ATGCCGATCAGTCCGACCGCCGCCACCGACGAGGGCGGTTACACCGTCCGCACCGTGGCCGAGCGGCTCGGCATTCCGACCGCGACGCTGCGCAGCTGGAATCGGCGCTACGACATCGGTCCCCGGCAGGACCGTCCCGGCCGGCACCGGCTCTACACCGACGGCGACATCGACGTGCTCGGCCGGATGCTCGAACTCATCCGGGACGGTGCGACGCCGGCGGCGGCCGCCGCCACGGCACGGGGTCCGGCCGTCGCGCTGGGCGACATCGATCCGCTGCTCACGGCGGCGTTCGCCTTGGACGGCCCGGCCGTGTACGCGATGCTGGAGGCACATCTGCGGACCTTCGGGGTGACCGAGAGCTGGAACCGCCTGTGCCGTCCGGCTTTCGCCGCGATCGTCGCCCGGCAGCTCGGCGGTGAGGGCTGCGTGGATGTCGAGCACCTGCTGTCGTGGTGCATCGTGGCGGCGCTGCACCGGGTCGTCTCACCGGTCCTGTCCCGCGAACCCGCGACGCTCGTTCTGGCGTGCACCAGCGGCGAAACCCATTCCCTGCCATTGGAGGTGCTGCGCGCCGCACTCGCCGAACGCGGTGTGGCCGCCCACATGCTGGGCTCCGATGTTCCGGCCACGGCGCTGCGTGACACCCTCGGTCGAATTCTGGTACCCGCCAAAGTCGTGCTCTGGTCGCAGCAGGAATCGACCGCGCTCACCTCCGCCGTGCGCACCTGCGTCGAGGGCGGGGCCCGCGTGTATGTCGGCGGCCCGGGCTGGGACAACCTGATCCTGCCCGATGACGCGATCCGCATCGCGACGCTTGCCGAAGCGGTCGAGCAGCTCGCTTGA
- a CDS encoding TetR/AcrR family transcriptional regulator yields the protein MRIEEVTAVDEKVMRARQARRRSIMAAAAGLFAACGYRAASMEEIACRAGISKPVLYKSFSSKLELYLAVLHEEVQGLEQTLTVALGHAGDLESIVTATVAAVFDFADTHPRGAALLADAAVAEEPSAQRLAHRAATICNDAVSQALAAYPFARAEQRRLIAVELVAIAQACARDWAIHRKPIPKRDAVSTTAGLCWNGLAGVRTVAQSPAGSGDPVPVLDTAVPGQAGFR from the coding sequence GTGCGTATCGAGGAGGTGACCGCGGTGGACGAGAAGGTGATGCGGGCCAGGCAGGCGCGACGGCGCTCGATCATGGCCGCGGCGGCGGGGTTGTTCGCCGCGTGCGGGTATCGCGCGGCGAGCATGGAGGAGATCGCCTGCCGGGCCGGGATCAGCAAACCCGTGCTGTACAAGTCGTTCTCGAGCAAGCTGGAGCTGTATCTGGCGGTCCTGCACGAAGAGGTGCAGGGGCTGGAGCAGACGCTCACCGTGGCGCTGGGCCACGCCGGGGACCTGGAGTCGATCGTGACGGCCACGGTGGCCGCGGTATTCGACTTCGCCGACACCCACCCCCGCGGCGCGGCGCTGCTGGCCGACGCGGCGGTGGCCGAGGAGCCCTCGGCGCAGCGCCTCGCCCACCGGGCCGCGACGATCTGCAATGACGCCGTCTCCCAGGCGCTGGCCGCGTATCCGTTCGCGCGGGCCGAGCAGCGCCGGCTCATCGCCGTCGAACTGGTCGCGATCGCTCAGGCGTGCGCCCGGGACTGGGCGATTCACCGCAAACCGATCCCCAAGCGCGATGCCGTCAGCACGACCGCCGGCCTGTGCTGGAACGGCCTGGCCGGGGTCCGAACGGTCGCGCAATCGCCCGCCGGATCCGGTGACCCGGTGCCGGTGCTCGACACCGCCGTGCCCGGGCAGGCCGGATTTCGTTGA
- a CDS encoding deoxyribodipyrimidine photo-lyase translates to MTASIVLFTRDLRVHDNPALSAACRDAGTVVPLFVLDTELLAKVSDAPNRARFLVAALTELDTELRTRGGRLVVRRGRVVEEVARLAQEVNARSVHLAEDVTGYSARRLTALRERLARIGCAVHAHPASITAVDVSALRPDTGRTHYAVFTPYFRRWVDTPMRRPLPAPDAVVVPRVGSEPIPDPADLATGPGSPELAVGGEATGRKLLEHWLSGPVCEYAAVKDMPAVDGTSGLSPYLHFGCLSAAEIVFRADVSDAGGQAFVRQLAWRDFYHQVLADRPGVATADYRPVAQSWRTDAHAVAAWRAGRTGYPMVDAGMRQLTAQGWMPGRARLIAASFLVKTLRVDWRVGARHFERWLVDADVANNRMNWQWMAGTGTDTRSSRVLNPLRQAERFDPGGDYARRWLPELAHLPGAEIHRPWRAGVLAAEYPPPIVEFNGM, encoded by the coding sequence ATGACCGCATCGATCGTGCTGTTCACCCGGGACCTGCGTGTGCACGACAATCCGGCGCTGTCCGCGGCCTGCCGCGATGCCGGGACGGTGGTGCCACTGTTCGTGCTCGACACCGAATTGCTCGCCAAGGTGTCCGACGCCCCGAACCGGGCGCGGTTTCTCGTCGCCGCGCTCACCGAACTCGACACCGAACTACGAACCCGCGGTGGGCGTTTGGTGGTGCGCAGGGGCCGCGTCGTGGAGGAGGTGGCGCGGCTGGCGCAGGAGGTGAACGCGCGGAGCGTGCACCTTGCCGAGGACGTCACCGGCTACAGCGCGCGGCGGCTGACCGCGCTGCGGGAACGGCTCGCCCGCATCGGCTGTGCCGTGCACGCGCACCCCGCGTCCATCACCGCGGTGGATGTGTCCGCGCTGCGCCCCGACACCGGACGCACCCACTACGCGGTGTTCACGCCGTACTTCCGGCGCTGGGTCGACACCCCGATGCGACGTCCCCTGCCGGCACCGGACGCCGTGGTGGTGCCTCGCGTCGGCAGCGAGCCGATCCCCGATCCCGCCGACCTGGCGACCGGCCCCGGGTCGCCCGAACTGGCCGTGGGCGGGGAGGCGACCGGGCGGAAACTGTTGGAGCACTGGCTTTCCGGGCCGGTGTGTGAGTACGCGGCCGTCAAGGATATGCCCGCCGTGGACGGCACCTCCGGACTGTCGCCCTATCTGCACTTCGGCTGTCTGTCCGCCGCGGAGATCGTCTTCCGGGCCGACGTGTCCGACGCCGGCGGGCAGGCCTTCGTGCGGCAGCTGGCCTGGCGGGACTTCTACCATCAGGTGCTCGCGGACCGCCCCGGCGTCGCCACCGCCGACTACCGGCCTGTCGCCCAGTCGTGGCGCACCGATGCGCACGCGGTCGCCGCCTGGCGCGCCGGACGCACCGGTTACCCGATGGTCGACGCCGGGATGCGGCAGCTCACCGCGCAGGGCTGGATGCCGGGGCGGGCCCGGCTGATCGCCGCCAGCTTCCTGGTCAAGACGCTGCGGGTGGATTGGCGGGTGGGGGCGCGGCACTTCGAGCGCTGGCTGGTGGACGCGGACGTGGCGAACAACCGGATGAACTGGCAGTGGATGGCCGGGACCGGCACCGATACCCGCTCGAGCCGGGTGCTCAACCCCTTGCGCCAGGCCGAGCGGTTCGATCCCGGCGGCGACTACGCACGCCGGTGGCTGCCGGAACTGGCGCACCTGCCCGGCGCGGAGATCCATCGGCCCTGGCGCGCGGGTGTGCTCGCCGCGGAGTACCCGCCGCCGATCGTCGAATTCAACGGCATGTGA